Proteins encoded in a region of the Mycolicibacterium chitae genome:
- the recF gene encoding DNA replication/repair protein RecF (All proteins in this family for which functions are known are DNA-binding proteins that assist the filamentation of RecA onto DNA for the initiation of recombination or recombinational repair.) encodes MHVRHLALRDFRSWESVDLDLTPGRTVFVAPNGYGKTNLVEALWYTATLGSHRVATDAPLIRAGAQRAVVSTIVVNDGREMAVDLEIAAGRANKARVNRSPVRSTREVLGVVKAVLFAPEDLSLVRGDPGDRRRYLDDLAVLRRPRIAGVRADYEKVVRQRTALLKSAAGARYGGRDSGIEETLEVWDGHLAAHGAELMAARLELVGELAPEVEKSYQLLAPSSRPAAISYRSSTEYPQDVIGGPEAVAVLQEALLTGLAQRRRAELDRGVCLVGPHRDDLELMLGDQPAKGFASHGESWSMALALRLGSYELLRSEGAEPVLLLDDVFAELDVSRRQALAGVAAGAEQVLVTAAVAEDIPADWDARQIRVDMKDAESGRISELA; translated from the coding sequence GTGCACGTTCGTCACCTTGCCCTCCGAGATTTCCGGTCCTGGGAATCCGTCGACCTCGACCTGACCCCGGGCCGCACCGTGTTCGTCGCGCCCAACGGCTATGGAAAGACGAATCTTGTTGAGGCCCTATGGTATACGGCGACCCTGGGATCACATCGGGTGGCCACCGACGCGCCGCTGATCCGCGCCGGCGCCCAGCGCGCGGTGGTGTCTACGATCGTCGTCAACGACGGCCGGGAGATGGCCGTCGACCTCGAGATCGCCGCGGGTCGGGCCAACAAGGCGCGGGTCAACCGCTCCCCCGTGCGCAGCACCCGCGAGGTGCTCGGCGTGGTCAAGGCCGTGCTGTTCGCCCCCGAGGATCTGTCGCTGGTACGCGGCGACCCGGGCGATCGGCGCCGCTATCTCGACGATCTCGCGGTGCTGCGGCGACCCCGAATCGCCGGTGTCCGAGCGGATTACGAGAAGGTGGTCCGGCAGCGCACCGCGCTGTTGAAGTCCGCGGCCGGGGCCCGCTACGGCGGCCGGGACTCCGGGATCGAGGAAACCCTCGAGGTCTGGGACGGCCATCTGGCCGCGCACGGCGCGGAGTTGATGGCCGCGCGCCTGGAACTCGTCGGGGAACTGGCGCCGGAGGTGGAGAAGTCCTATCAACTGCTCGCGCCGTCGTCCCGGCCGGCCGCGATCTCCTATCGCAGCAGCACCGAGTATCCGCAGGATGTGATCGGCGGACCGGAGGCGGTGGCCGTCCTGCAGGAGGCCCTGCTGACCGGATTGGCCCAGCGTCGTCGCGCGGAACTGGATCGGGGTGTGTGCCTGGTGGGTCCGCACCGCGACGACCTCGAGTTGATGCTCGGCGATCAGCCCGCGAAAGGCTTTGCCAGCCACGGTGAATCGTGGTCGATGGCGCTGGCGTTGCGGCTGGGATCCTATGAACTGCTGCGCTCGGAGGGCGCCGAACCGGTGCTGCTACTCGACGATGTGTTCGCCGAACTCGATGTATCCCGGCGCCAGGCGCTGGCCGGCGTGGCGGCCGGTGCCGAGCAGGTGCTGGTGACTGCCGCTGTCGCGGAGGACATCCCGGCGGACTGGGATGCCCGGCAGATCAGGGTGGACATGAAAGACGCCGAGTCCGGCCGGATTTCGGAGCTGGCGTGA
- the gnd gene encoding phosphogluconate dehydrogenase (NAD(+)-dependent, decarboxylating), whose translation MQLGLVGLGKMGFNMRERLRGGGHEVIGYDPRPEVTDVPTVAALAEALTGPRVVWVMVPSGPITSETIGELAEVLDAGDLVVDGGNSRYTEDAPHAKLLADKGIGFVDAGVSGGIWGLEEGYGLMVGGADADVERLMPIFDTLRPEGPREDGFVHAGPVGAGHYAKMVHNGIEYGLMTAYAEGYELLAAEDLVQDPQAVIQAWTNGTVVRSWLQQLLAKALAEDPGFAEISGYTEDSGEGRWTVEEAINHRVPVPVIAASLFARFGSRQEESPTMKAVAALRNQFGGHAVKRIGLSG comes from the coding sequence ATGCAGCTGGGGTTGGTTGGACTCGGAAAAATGGGGTTCAACATGCGCGAGCGGCTGCGCGGCGGCGGTCACGAGGTGATCGGCTACGACCCTCGACCCGAGGTCACCGATGTCCCCACGGTCGCGGCGTTGGCCGAGGCGCTGACCGGACCCCGCGTGGTGTGGGTGATGGTGCCCTCGGGCCCCATCACCAGCGAGACCATCGGTGAGCTGGCCGAGGTCCTGGATGCCGGGGATCTGGTCGTCGACGGCGGCAACTCCCGCTACACCGAGGACGCACCGCACGCAAAACTTCTGGCGGACAAGGGAATTGGATTCGTCGACGCCGGTGTTTCCGGTGGTATCTGGGGCCTTGAGGAGGGCTACGGCCTGATGGTCGGCGGCGCCGACGCCGATGTGGAGCGGCTCATGCCGATCTTCGACACCCTGCGTCCCGAGGGTCCGCGCGAGGACGGATTCGTCCATGCCGGCCCCGTTGGTGCCGGTCATTACGCGAAGATGGTGCACAACGGCATCGAGTACGGGCTGATGACCGCCTACGCCGAGGGCTACGAACTGTTGGCCGCCGAGGACCTCGTTCAGGATCCGCAGGCCGTCATCCAGGCCTGGACCAACGGCACCGTGGTGCGGTCGTGGCTGCAACAACTGCTGGCCAAGGCACTGGCCGAGGATCCGGGTTTCGCCGAGATCTCCGGCTACACCGAGGATTCCGGCGAGGGCCGCTGGACCGTGGAGGAAGCCATCAATCACCGGGTACCGGTCCCGGTGATCGCGGCCTCGTTGTTCGCCCGGTTCGGCTCCCGCCAGGAGGAGTCCCCGACGATGAAGGCCGTGGCCGCGCTGCGGAACCAGTTCGGCGGCCATGCCGTCAAACGGATCGGTCTCTCCGGTTAG
- the gyrB gene encoding DNA topoisomerase (ATP-hydrolyzing) subunit B, translating to MAAQKKKTDYGAESITVLEGLEAVRKRPGMYIGSTGERGLHHLIWEVVDNSVDEAMAGYATQVDVTLLDDGGVQVRDNGRGIPVAMHATGVPTVDVVMTQLHAGGKFGGEDSGYTVSGGLHGVGVSVVNALSSRLEVDIARDGYEWSQVYTRAQPGTLAQGEATKTSGTTIRFWADPEIFETTVYDFETVARRLQEMAFLNKGLTIKLTDERVSVEEVVDEVVSETAEAPKSAEEKAAEAEAPQKVKHRTFHYPGGLVDYVKHINRTKTAIHQSIVDFESKGTGHEVEVAMQWNAGYSESVHTFANTINTHEGGTHEEGFRAALTSVVNRYAKDKKLLKDKDPNLTGDDIREGLAAVISVKVAEPQFEGQTKTKLGNTEVKSFVQKACNEQLTHWFEANPAEAKTVVNKAVSSAQARIAARKARELVRRKSATDLGGLPGKLADCRSTDPTKSELYVVEGDSAGGSAKSGRDSMFQAILPLRGKIINVEKARIDRVLKNTEVQAIITALGTGIHDEFDIDKLRYHKIVLMADADVDGQHISTLLLTLLFRFMRPLIENGHVFLAQPPLYKLKWQRSEPEFAYSDRERDGLLEAGRKAGRKINVDDGIQRYKGLGEMDAKELWETTMDPSVRVLRQVTLDDAAAADELFSVLMGEDVEARRSFITRNAKDVRFLDV from the coding sequence GTGGCTGCGCAGAAGAAGAAGACTGATTACGGCGCCGAATCCATCACCGTTCTCGAGGGCCTCGAAGCCGTCCGCAAGCGGCCCGGCATGTACATCGGCTCCACCGGAGAACGTGGCCTACACCATCTGATCTGGGAAGTTGTCGACAACTCGGTGGACGAGGCGATGGCCGGCTACGCGACCCAGGTCGACGTGACGCTGCTCGACGACGGCGGTGTCCAGGTCCGCGACAACGGCCGCGGCATCCCGGTGGCCATGCACGCCACCGGGGTTCCCACCGTCGATGTGGTGATGACACAGCTGCACGCCGGCGGCAAGTTCGGCGGCGAGGACAGCGGTTACACGGTCTCCGGCGGTCTGCACGGCGTGGGCGTCTCCGTCGTCAACGCGCTGTCGAGCCGGCTCGAGGTGGACATCGCCCGCGATGGTTACGAGTGGTCGCAGGTGTACACCCGGGCCCAACCCGGCACGCTCGCGCAGGGCGAGGCCACCAAGACCTCCGGCACCACCATCCGGTTCTGGGCGGATCCGGAGATCTTCGAGACCACCGTCTACGACTTCGAGACCGTGGCGCGGCGCCTGCAGGAGATGGCCTTCCTCAACAAGGGGCTGACCATCAAGCTCACCGACGAGCGGGTTTCGGTCGAAGAGGTCGTCGACGAGGTGGTCAGCGAGACCGCCGAGGCACCCAAGTCCGCCGAGGAGAAGGCCGCGGAGGCCGAAGCGCCGCAGAAGGTCAAGCACCGGACTTTCCACTACCCCGGTGGCCTGGTCGACTACGTCAAGCACATCAACCGCACCAAGACCGCGATCCACCAGAGCATCGTCGACTTCGAGAGCAAGGGCACCGGCCATGAGGTCGAGGTCGCGATGCAGTGGAACGCCGGCTATTCCGAATCCGTGCACACCTTCGCCAACACCATCAACACCCACGAGGGTGGCACCCACGAGGAGGGCTTCCGCGCCGCGCTGACCTCGGTGGTGAACCGGTACGCCAAGGACAAGAAGCTGCTCAAGGACAAGGACCCCAACCTCACCGGCGACGACATCCGTGAGGGCCTGGCCGCGGTGATCTCGGTCAAGGTCGCCGAACCGCAGTTCGAGGGGCAGACCAAGACCAAGCTCGGCAACACCGAGGTCAAGTCGTTCGTCCAGAAGGCCTGCAACGAACAGCTCACGCACTGGTTCGAGGCCAACCCGGCTGAGGCGAAAACCGTTGTGAACAAGGCGGTCTCGTCGGCCCAGGCGCGGATCGCCGCGCGCAAGGCGCGAGAGCTGGTGCGGCGCAAGAGCGCCACCGACCTCGGTGGGTTGCCGGGCAAGCTGGCCGACTGCCGCTCGACGGACCCCACCAAGTCCGAACTGTATGTGGTGGAGGGTGATTCGGCCGGTGGCTCGGCCAAGAGCGGCCGCGACTCGATGTTCCAGGCGATCCTGCCGTTGCGCGGCAAGATCATCAACGTCGAGAAGGCCCGCATCGACCGCGTCCTGAAGAACACCGAAGTCCAGGCGATCATCACCGCGCTGGGCACCGGCATCCACGACGAGTTCGACATCGACAAGCTGCGCTACCACAAGATCGTGCTGATGGCCGACGCCGACGTCGACGGCCAGCACATCTCGACGCTGCTGCTGACCCTGTTGTTCCGGTTCATGCGCCCGCTCATCGAGAATGGCCACGTGTTCCTGGCCCAGCCGCCGCTGTACAAGCTGAAGTGGCAGCGCTCCGAACCCGAGTTCGCCTACTCGGATCGCGAGCGCGACGGCCTGCTCGAGGCCGGCCGCAAGGCGGGTCGCAAGATCAACGTCGACGACGGCATCCAGCGCTACAAGGGTCTGGGCGAGATGGACGCCAAGGAACTGTGGGAGACCACCATGGATCCCTCGGTCCGCGTCCTGCGTCAGGTCACGCTCGACGATGCGGCCGCGGCCGACGAACTGTTCTCGGTGTTGATGGGCGAAGACGTCGAAGCGCGGCGCAGCTTCATCACCCGCAACGCCAAGGATGTCCGCTTCCTGGATGTGTAA
- a CDS encoding DUF721 family protein, with protein MDLVRRTLEEARGAAREQGKDVGRGGHSPVRRRGPRPGRRRSWSGPGPDSRDPQLLGAATSDLAKKHGWNNKVSEGVVLGQWAMVVGEQIAEHAQPTVLRDGVLSVSAESTAWATQLRMVQSQLLAKIAAAVGDGVVTSLKITGPTAPSWRKGRRHIPGRGPRDTYG; from the coding sequence ATGGATCTGGTGCGCCGCACCCTCGAGGAGGCCCGCGGCGCGGCACGCGAACAGGGCAAGGACGTCGGCCGCGGGGGTCACTCCCCCGTCCGGCGGCGCGGGCCACGGCCGGGGCGCCGGCGCAGTTGGTCCGGTCCGGGTCCGGACAGCCGCGATCCGCAGCTGCTGGGCGCGGCGACCAGCGACCTCGCCAAGAAGCACGGCTGGAACAACAAGGTGTCCGAGGGCGTGGTGCTCGGGCAGTGGGCGATGGTGGTCGGCGAGCAGATCGCCGAGCACGCCCAGCCCACCGTGCTGCGCGACGGAGTATTGAGCGTCTCGGCGGAAAGCACCGCCTGGGCCACCCAGCTGCGGATGGTGCAGTCCCAGCTGTTGGCGAAGATCGCCGCGGCCGTCGGCGACGGGGTGGTGACCTCGCTGAAGATCACCGGACCCACGGCGCCGTCGTGGCGGAAGGGCCGCCGGCACATCCCGGGTCGGGGGCCCCGCGACACCTACGGCTGA